From the genome of Leptodactylus fuscus isolate aLepFus1 chromosome 1, aLepFus1.hap2, whole genome shotgun sequence, one region includes:
- the LOC142190506 gene encoding gastrula zinc finger protein XlCGF66.1-like, which yields MERDGNKMAESLLNLTLEIIYQLTGEDYTVVKKTSSGRCQAHVYEGYGGTPSPIPGPPLHPLIQEKINGQKILELTNKMLELLTGEVPIRCQDVAVYFSMEEWEYLEGHKDLYKEVMMEDHQPLTSAGRSSKRTTPERCPSPLLPQDDQLQDDDLDNVLAIKIKEDPYVSGDEECEEDIPTGTRPGEESPLYKAQKGH from the exons atggaaagagacgggaacaagatggcggaaagtctattaaatctcaccctagagatcatctaccagcttactggagag gattacacagtagtgaagaagacctctagtgggcgctgtcaggctcatgtgtatgaaggatatggaggaaccccgagcccaatcccagggcctccacttcaccccctgatacaggagaagatcaatggacagaagatcctagaactcaccaacaagatgttggagctgctgactggagag gttcctataaggtgtcaggatgtcgctgtctatttctccatggaggagtgggagtatttagaaggacacaaggatctgtacaaggaggtgatgatggaggaccaccagcccctcacatcagcag gtagatccagtaagaggacaacaccggagagatgtcccagtcctcttcttccacaggatgatcag CTTCAGGATGACGATCTGGACAATGTTTTGGCCATAAAGATAAaggaagatccctatgtgagtggtgatgaggagtgtgaggaggacattcctacagggacccgcccaggtgaggagtcaccactatataaagcacagaagggtcactga